Proteins encoded within one genomic window of Vicinamibacteria bacterium:
- the hemW gene encoding radical SAM family heme chaperone HemW — protein sequence MNPEPGLYVHVPFCSAICPYCDFAVTLGVPSRTDRFAKRLIQEIVLRGTPSRPFDTLYFGGGTPSLLEPEAIAEMVAALRSRGWLRRDCRLFLEANPEDQSRFPGFRQAGVHTLSLGVQSFDDDSLRFLGRRHSAEDSRHAIRLAGEAGFETVSVDLIYGLSGQSADRWRLELEQLAKLPVDHVSCYQLTIHEKTMFARRKVEEQPEPAQAELFRVTHRALADLGFEGYEVSNFARSPSNRSAHNEKYWSHAPYLGLGPSAHSFAGRNRFWNERSFFDWEKRLASDELPVAGGESLDDAALALETLMLRLRTRRGLDLCAYERRFGVDLRERSSRAVGDGLLAVDEGWLRPTLDGLAVADRLAVSLSQ from the coding sequence ATGAATCCTGAGCCCGGGCTCTACGTCCATGTGCCCTTCTGCTCGGCGATCTGTCCTTACTGCGATTTCGCCGTCACTCTCGGTGTACCGAGCCGGACGGACCGTTTTGCCAAGCGGCTGATCCAGGAGATCGTTCTCCGGGGCACTCCGTCGCGACCGTTCGATACTCTCTACTTCGGCGGAGGAACGCCGTCGTTGCTCGAACCGGAAGCAATCGCCGAGATGGTGGCGGCGCTTCGATCGCGAGGCTGGTTGCGGCGCGACTGCCGCCTGTTCCTCGAAGCGAACCCCGAAGACCAGAGCCGATTTCCGGGGTTTCGACAGGCTGGCGTCCATACTCTCAGCCTCGGCGTCCAGTCGTTCGACGATGACTCCCTTCGCTTTCTCGGACGACGTCACTCGGCCGAAGACTCGCGGCACGCCATACGGCTGGCGGGCGAAGCCGGCTTCGAGACGGTGTCGGTCGACCTCATCTACGGGCTGTCGGGGCAATCGGCCGATCGATGGCGGCTGGAGCTCGAGCAACTGGCAAAACTGCCGGTCGACCATGTTTCCTGTTACCAGCTGACGATTCACGAGAAAACGATGTTCGCCCGCCGGAAGGTCGAGGAACAGCCCGAGCCGGCGCAGGCGGAGCTCTTCCGGGTGACGCATCGGGCGCTCGCGGATCTGGGCTTCGAGGGTTACGAAGTATCGAATTTCGCGCGCTCGCCGTCGAATCGCTCGGCCCACAACGAGAAGTACTGGAGCCACGCACCCTATCTCGGCCTGGGACCGTCGGCGCACTCGTTCGCGGGGCGGAACCGCTTCTGGAACGAGAGGTCCTTCTTCGACTGGGAGAAGCGCCTGGCTTCTGACGAGCTTCCGGTGGCCGGAGGCGAGAGCCTGGATGACGCCGCTCTCGCGCTCGAGACGCTCATGCTGCGGTTGCGGACTCGGCGGGGGCTGGACCTTTGCGCCTACGAGCGTCGCTTCGGGGTCGACCTGCGCGAGCGATCGTCGCGCGCCGTCGGCGACGGCCTCCTCGCGGTCGACGAGGGCTGGCTTCGCCCCACGCTCGACGGGCTCGCCGTGGCGGACCGGCTGGCCGTTTCCCTCAGCCAATGA